Sequence from the Plectropomus leopardus isolate mb unplaced genomic scaffold, YSFRI_Pleo_2.0 unplaced_scaffold47875, whole genome shotgun sequence genome:
AGAGTGCCCTTCGCCACCAGAGACTTGATGGCGGTCTTGACGCGGACTTTGTTCTTTTCCACATCGTATCCTCCGGCAGCTAAAGCCTTCTTGAGGGCGGCCAAAGACACGCCGCCCCGCTCCTTGGATGCGGCCACAGCTTTAACGAGCAGCTCGTTGACGCTGGGACCGGCCTTCCTCGGTTTGGAAACCTTCTTCTTGGCTGCTTTGGCCGG
This genomic interval carries:
- the LOC121939411 gene encoding histone H1-like: MAEEAPAPAAAAPAKAAKKKVSKPRKAGPSVNELLVKAVAASKERGGVSLAALKKALAAGGYDVEKNKVRVKTAIKSLVAK